The Prunus persica cultivar Lovell chromosome G8, Prunus_persica_NCBIv2, whole genome shotgun sequence genome includes a region encoding these proteins:
- the LOC18768583 gene encoding metallothionein-like protein 4B codes for MADTTTGGGIKASCNDSCGCPNPCPGGVTCRCTNTAEATSGGGDHMTCSCGEHCGCNPCTCAKSVVSTKTGKAYCKCGEGCACVSCAA; via the exons atggcgGACACAACCACAGGCGGAGGTATCAAAGCCAGCTGCAACGATAGTTGCGGCTGCCCAAATCCCTGTCCCGGTGGGGTCACTTGCAG GTGTACCAACACCGCCGAGGCCACGAGCGGGGGCGGGGATCACATGACGTGCTCGTGCGGAGAGCACTGTGGCTGCAACCCGTGCACTTGCGCTAAGAGCGTCGTCAGCACCAAGACCGGGAAGGCCTACTGCAAGTGCGGCGAGGGTTGCGCATGTGTGTCATGCGCTGCTTAA
- the LOC18768859 gene encoding uncharacterized protein LOC18768859 — protein MGKVVERKKKKKGRPSLLDLQKRTLREQEEQLQQQQQQQQKRKNNSARHSNPNYKTAPADSAKAPVRRSTRRNPNPDDNEDEDDGEDEDDDVLAGKRREKKLKLVLKLPPNQKSSANSASLNSGGSESNADGDNAAPEVDKKRKINAIGDGSGLAHPQKGEKTISATNPSSALQGGTALDSEPSTPLPDKKLLLFVLDRLQKKDTYGVFSEPVDPKELPDYHEVIEHPMDFGTVKKKLTSGVYTSLERFESDIFLICSNAMQYNAPDTIYFRQARSIHELAKKNFDNLRQDSDDNEPGPKVVRRGRPPTKNLKKPLGRPSLERAGSEFSDATLATGAENANYDLRKGPHFSDKSGLADSSGRFHGSRNNDVYTSWLADNKFERNDDFTGSMLRGNSKLGRKQFVFDENRRNTYNQSHPSAGGRESSVLTTFDRERKQLMAVGLHSDYGYARSLTRFAANIGPVAWNIAAKKIERSLPPGVKFGPGWVGENDVVPHRPLLLDSTSLGQPYSSELIPIRANSSSAATSCSVEPKGDKSSDKPSGHNSSEKRVPSVPSALEGHISRPPPLAAATSSPHVAANKSPEPLTGKAETVEGSNSRTGFNMSSNLGVIRPRPPFQIHQNSVIQPGINGFNGAYGLNLPAQMGKLVGLARPGGFNFQSSQMLDTVSRTNSGFIQPSASTSLNSEETKFSENSGTINSSGSYPNSVKEALAARTLGIPPRPSLLGLSQQQKPDSGLSPQQKPDSVPPDLNVRFQSPGSPSSSRTDSAQPDLALQL, from the exons ATGGGTAAGGTAgtggagaggaagaagaagaagaaaggacgGCCCTCTCTTTTAGATCTTCAAAAACGGACTCTCAGAGAACAAGAGGAGCAGctgcagcaacaacaacaacagcagcagaAGCGCAAAAACAACTCTGCCCGTCATTCCAACCCTAATTACAAGACTGCCCCTGCCGACTCCGCCAAGGCTCCGGTTCGTCGATCCACCCGCCGCAACCCTAACCCCGACGATAACGAGGACGAGGACGACGGCGAAGATGAGGACGACGACGTTTTGGCCGGGAAGCGACGCGAGAAAAAGCTCAAGCTCGTCCTCAAATTGCCTCCTAATCAGAAATCGTCGGCCAATTCCGCGTCTTTGAACTCTGGCGGCTCCGAGTCCAACGCCGATGGCGATAACGCTGCGCCGGAGGTCGATAAGAAGCGCAAAATCAATGCGATCGGCGATGGATCTGGGCTCGCTCACCCTCAGAAG GGTGAGAAGACAATTTCAGCTACAAACCCTTCAAGCGCCCTCCAAG GAGGGACAGCGTTGGATTCTGAACCCTCTACGCCTTTACCTGATAAAAAGCTGTTGCTGTTCGTTCTCGACAGGCTTCAAAA GAAGGACACGTACGGTGTGTTTTCTGAACCAGTGGACCCCAAAGAG CTTCCGGACTACCATGAAGTAATAGAGCATCCTATGGATTTTGGGACGGTGAAGAAGAAACTTACTAGTGGAGTGTATACTAGCTTGGAACGGTTTGAG AGTGATATCTTCTTAATCTGCTCCAATGCAATGCAGTACAATGCTCCAGATACCATATATTTTCGGCAG GCGCGCTCCATACATGAGCTAGcaaaaaagaattttgataatttgagACAAGATAGTGATGATAATGAGCCAGGACCCAAGGTTGTAAGAAGAGGTAGACCACCGaccaaaaatttgaaaaaaccaCTGGGCAGGCCTTCCTTGGAGCGTGCTGGTTCAGAGTTCTCAGATGCCACTCTTGCTACTGGGGCAGAAAATGCGAATTATGATCTGAGAAAAGGACCTCATTTTTCGGACAAGTCTGGTTTAGCAGATTCATCGGGGAGATTCCATGGTTCACGAAATAATGATGTTTATACTAGTTGGTTAGCTGATAACAAATTTGAGAGGAATGATGACTTCACAG GTTCCATGTTGCGGGGTAATTCGAAGCTTGGGAGAAAACAATTTGTTTTTGATGAGAACAGGCGCAATACATATAATCAATCTCACCCTTCAGCTGGTGGACGAGAGTCATCAGTGTTGACTACATTTGATAGAGAAAGGAAACAGCTAATGGCT GTAGGGCTTCACTCAGACTATGGTTATGCAAGGAGCCTGACCCGATTTGCTGCAAATATTGGACCTGTTGCTTGGAACATTGCTGCAAAGAAGATTGAAAGGTCTTTGCCCCCTGGTGTTAAGTTTGGCCCTGGGTGGGTTGGAGAAAATGATGTTGTGCCACATAGGCCACTGCTATTGGACTCAACTTCACTAGGGCAGCCATATTCATCAGAGCTCATTCCCATCCGTGCAAATTCATCTTCTGCTGCAACATCTTGCTCTGTTGAGCCTAAGGGAGATAAATCATCAGACAAGCCTTCAGGACATAACTCATCAGAAAAGCGTGTGCCTTCTGTTCCTTCAGCGCTGGAAGGCCATATAAGCAGGCCTCCTCCTCTGGCTGCTGCTACCTCATCACCCCATGTAGCCGCTAATAAATCTCCTGAACCCCTCACTGGAAAAGCAGAAACTGTTGAAGGATCGAACTCTCGTACTGGGTTTAATATGAGCAGCAATCTTGGTGTAATTAGGCCAAGACCTCCATTTCAGATCCATCAAAATTCTGTAATCCAACCCGGGATCAATGGATTTAATGGAGCATATGGATTGAACCTTCCTGCTCAGATGGGAAAGCTAGTTGGATTGGCCAGGCCTGGTGGTTTTAACTTCCAGTCATCTCAAATGCTTGATACAGTCTCTAGGACTAATAGTGGCTTCATCCAACCATCAGCGTCAACCAGCTTAAATTCAGAAGAAACAAAGTTTTCTGAAAATTCGGGTACGATAAACTCTTCCGGTTCATATCCAAATTCTGTGAAAGAGGCACTGGCAGCCCGGACATTGGGGATTCCTCCCCGGCCGTCTTTGCTAGGCTTGTCACAACAGCAGAAACCCGATTCAGGATTGTCACCACAACAAAAACCCGATTCAGTTCCACCAGATCTGAACGTCAGATTTCAGTCCCCAGGTTCTCCTAGTTCTAGCCGGACTGATTCAGCGCAGCCAGATTTAGCATTGCAGCTCTGA
- the LOC18768319 gene encoding probable serine/threonine-protein kinase PIX13 gives MGICWGSPAENPTPVTTGDLTTGVSNISQTTSNTTSSGGSALSRNSQFSAASGDEASPHGQILPTPNLRIFSYLELKAATRNFRSDTVLGEGGFGMVFKGWLDEKAPTKSGKTTVIAVKKLSSESLQGFEEWQSEVNFLGRLSHPNLVKLLGYCLEDTELLLVYEFMQKGSLENHLFGRGSAVQPLPWDIRLKIAIGAARGLAFLHTSEKQVIYRDFKASNILLDGSYIAKISDFGLAKMGPSASQSHVTTRVMGTYGYAAPEYVATGHLYVKSDVYGFGVVLVEILTGLRALDTNRPSGKHNLVDWIKPFLSDKRKLKGIMDPRLEGKYPAKAAFRISQLALKCIESEQKNRPSMKDVVETLERIESANEHSREPRPRSTHPMAHRQGQKPLHHRSPLHPRLDGNQTYQQSPRVR, from the exons ATGGGGATTTGCTGGGGTTCTCCAGCTGAGAACCCAACGCCAGTAACTACTGGTGATCTCACTACAG GGGTCAGTAACATATCTCAGACAACCAGTAACACCACATCTTCAGGGGGGAGTGCTTTATCTCGGAATAGCCAGTTCTCGGCAGCAAGTGGCGATGAGGCCAGTCCACATGGGCAGATCTTACCCACCCCAAACTTGAGGATCTTCAGTTATTTAGAATTGAAGGCTGCAACCAGAAACTTCAGATCAGATACAGTTCTTGGGGAGGGAGGCTTTGGGATGGTCTTCAAAGGTTGGCTTGATGAAAAGGCACCAACCAAGTCTGGAAAAACCACAGTGATTGCTGTGAAAAAATTGAGTTCTGAGAGCTTGCAAGGGTTTGAGGAATGGCAG TCAGAGGTGAATTTCTTAGGGCGACTATCTCATCCTAATCTTGTAAAGCTGTTGGGATACTGTTTGGAGGACACGGAGCTGCTGCTCGTGTATGAGTTCATGCAAAAGGGTAGCTTGGAAAACCATCTATTTGGAA GGGGCTCAGCTGTTCAGCCACTTCCGTGGGATATACGGCTTAAAATTGCAATAGGAGCAGCTCGAGGCTTGGCTTTTTTGCATACATCAGAGAAGCAAGTAATCTATAGAGATTTCAAAGCTTCAAACATACTACTTGATGGG tcgtatattgccAAGATTTCCGACTTTGGCTTGGCAAAAATGGGCCCTTCAGCTAGTCAATCGCATGTGACAACACGAGTTATGGGTACATATGGTTATGCTGCTCCTGAGTATGTTGCCACAG GGCATTTGTATGTGAAGAGCGATGTGTATGGTTTTGGTGTTGTTCTGGTCGAGATATTGACAGGCTTGCGTGCACTTGATACAAATCGTCCGAGTGGGAAGCATAATTTAGTGGACTGGATAAAGCCATTCCTAtcagataaaagaaaattgaaaggaATTATGGACCCCCGGTTGGAGGGAAAATATCCTGCCAAAGCTGCATTCCGAATTTCTCAGCTTGCTCTAAAGTGCATTGAATCTGAACAGAAAAACCGGCCATCGATGAAGGATGTTGTGGAGACATTGGAACGGATTGAATCTGCCAATGAACATTCAAGGGAGCCTAGGCCCCGTTCAACTCATCCTATGGCTCATCGACAAGGCCAGAAGCCGCTGCATCATCGCTCGCCGCTTCACCCCAGGCTGGATGGGAATCAAACCTACCAACAGTCGCCTCGAGTGCGGTAA
- the LOC18766371 gene encoding protein EXORDIUM-like 5 — MTLPKNIISLFLLLVLARDSGFARANASPSVQSLNTHELINPKLPPRAISSSKKFEGSSDLVHLRYHMGPVLSSSPINIYLIWYGKWAPSQKLLITDFIHSISADAHSAAAPSVAEWWRTVSLYTDQTGANVSRNVVIAGQYSDLRYSHGTHLTRLSVQQVIATAVRSAPFPVDHKHGVYLILTSEDVTVQDFCRAVCGFHYFTFPSMVGYTLPYAWIGNSGKQCPEVCAYPFALPGYMGGGGPGSLSPPNRDVGVDGMISVIGHELAELASNPLINAWYAGEDPTAPTEIGDLCEGLYGTGGGGGYIGQVMRDREGRTFNVNGSKGRKFLLQWIWSPVLKACAGPNALD; from the coding sequence ATGACACTCCCCAAAAATATCAtctccctcttcctcctcctcgtcCTCGCACGTGACAGCGGATTCGCACGTGCCAATGCCAGTCCTTCAGTTCAGTCTCTGAACACTCACGAGCTCATCAACCCGAAGCTGCCGCCTCGCGCCATCTCCTCCTCCAAGAAGTTCGAAGGCTCGTCCGACCTCGTCCACCTCCGCTACCACATGGGTCCCGTCCTCTCCTCCTCCCCCATCAACATCTACCTCATCTGGTACGGCAAGTGGGCCCCATCCCAGAAGCTCCTCATCACCGACTTCATCCACTCCATCTCCGCCGACGCTCACTCCGCCGCCGCCCCCTCCGTCGCCGAGTGGTGGCGCACCGTCTCCCTCTACACCGATCAGACCGGCGCCAACGTCTCCCGAAACGTCGTCATCGCCGGCCAGTACTCCGACCTCCGCTACTCCCACGGGACCCACCTCACCCGTCTCTCCGTCCAGCAGGTCATCGCCACCGCCGTCAGATCCGCCCCCTTCCCGGTCGACCACAAACACGGCGTCTACCTCATTCTCACCTCCGAGGACGTCACCGTTCAGGACTTTTGTCGAGCAGTTTGTGGGTTCCACTACTTCACCTTCCCCTCCATGGTGGGCTACACTCTCCCCTACGCCTGGATCGGAAACTCCGGCAAGCAGTGCCCGGAGGTCTGCGCCTACCCGTTTGCCCTCCCCGGGTACATGGGCGGAGGTGGGCCCGGATCTCTCTCGCCGCCGAACAGGGACGTGGGTGTGGACGGGATGATCAGCGTGATCGGGCACGAGCTCGCCGAGCTGGCGTCGAACCCGCTGATCAACGCCTGGTACGCCGGCGAAGACCCAACGGCGCCGACGGAGATCGGAGACTTGTGCGAAGGATTGTACGGTACTGGCGGCGGTGGCGGGTACATTGGGCAGGTGATGCGGGACAGGGAAGGCAGGACATTCAATGTGAACGGAAGCAAAGGGAGGAAGTTTTTGTTGCAGTGGATTTGGAGCCCTGTTCTCAAGGCCTGCGCTGGGCCTAATGCTTTAGActaa
- the LOC18767719 gene encoding transport and Golgi organization protein 2 homolog, translated as MCIAVFVWQNHPIYPLLLLFNRDEFKSRPTKPLAWWEGGKILGGRDGLAGGTWLACTRDGKVAFITNVREVEKLAQAKSRGDLPVRFLEGKKSAMEFAEEVAEEAGQYNGFNLILADLCSKAMVYVTNRPKEDKSFVTEVSPGIHVLSNAQLDSPWPKVQRLGDSFKELLHEHGGDNDLPIKEMVEKLMMNTIKDDEESLLPHVYPPELEYHLSSIFVEKAPQLGHYGTRSTSALCVKTSGEVIYYERYLENELWKEGTVTYHMDMGRGEEEK; from the exons ATGTGCATAGCTGTGTTCGTATGGCAAAACCACCCAATTTACCCGCTCCTTCTGTTGTTCAACAGGGACGAGTTTAAAAGTAG gCCAACAAAGCCTTTGGCATGGTGGGAAGGAGGGAAGATCTTAGGGGGAAGAGATGGGCTGGCAGGAGGGACATGGCTGGCTTGTACCAGAGATGGCAAGGTGGCTTTTATCACAAATGTTAGAGAAGTTGAGAAACTTGCTCAAGCTAAGAGCAGAGGGGACCTCCCAGTTCGGTTCTTGGAG GGCAAAAAGAGTGCCATGGAGTTTGCTGAGGAAGTTGCAGAGGAGGCAGGTCAGTACAATGGGTTTAATCTGATATTGGCTGATCTTTGTTCCAAGGCCATGGTTTATGTAACCAACAGACCAAAGGAGGACAAAAGTTTTGTCACCGAGGTCTCACCTGGGATTCATGTACTGTCAAATGCACAGCTAGATTCTCCTTGGCCTAAG gtTCAACGACTAGGCGACAGTTTCAAAGAGCTACTACACGAACACGGCGGCGACAATGATCTTCCGATCAAAGAAATGGTTGAAAAACTGATGATGAACACGATtaaagatgatgaagaaagCTTGCTGCCTCACGTTTATCCTCCAGAACTGGAATACCATTTGAGTTCCATATTTGTAGAAAAAGCCCCTCAGCTG GGACATTATGGCACCAGAAGCACATCAGCATTGTGCGTGAAGACAAGTGGGGAAGTTATCTACTATGAGAGATATCTGGAAAATGAACTGTGGAAAGAAGGGACAGTAACTTATCACATGGACATGGgcagaggagaagaagaaaaatag